The SAR324 cluster bacterium genome includes a window with the following:
- a CDS encoding YicC family protein, with the protein MAYSMTGFGSAQLSRDGWQCQIEIRSVNSRFLDSRIKLPTGFQNLEQSLNQTIKEHCSRGKVDCTINLQNTENAENALCLNKTLARHYGQLVRDFEQTTGLPVQLSLRDLLAIKDLIQLPTVDAESPFFNQLIQECLTDAVLQLKQMRQVEGGKLTGDIQTRLKSCGGYLDQIEQYAKELPNLYFQKIAALIQTLETKVNVDQGRLEQEIAILTDRSDITEEIVRFRSHLAHVDEVFLQNECGKKLDFLLQELNRETNTIGSKAGHQGISQLVILIKSELEKIREQIQNLE; encoded by the coding sequence ATGGCTTATTCAATGACAGGTTTTGGAAGCGCTCAACTCAGCCGGGATGGCTGGCAATGTCAGATCGAAATCAGGTCTGTCAATTCCCGGTTTCTTGATTCCAGAATCAAACTTCCCACAGGCTTCCAGAATCTTGAACAATCGCTGAATCAAACCATCAAGGAGCATTGTTCCAGAGGAAAAGTGGACTGCACCATCAATCTGCAAAACACTGAAAATGCTGAAAACGCCTTGTGCCTCAACAAAACATTGGCCCGCCATTATGGCCAACTGGTTCGTGATTTTGAACAGACGACGGGACTTCCTGTTCAGCTTTCTCTCAGAGATCTGTTGGCGATCAAGGATCTGATTCAACTTCCCACGGTGGATGCGGAATCGCCGTTTTTTAATCAGTTGATCCAGGAATGTCTGACAGATGCAGTGCTTCAACTCAAACAGATGCGGCAAGTTGAAGGGGGAAAACTCACCGGGGATATTCAGACACGACTTAAATCCTGTGGTGGCTATCTGGATCAGATCGAACAATATGCCAAAGAATTGCCCAACTTATATTTTCAGAAAATCGCGGCACTCATTCAAACACTGGAAACCAAAGTCAATGTTGATCAGGGAAGACTGGAACAGGAAATTGCCATCCTGACCGACCGGAGCGACATCACCGAGGAAATTGTCAGATTTCGGAGTCATCTGGCCCATGTGGATGAGGTCTTTCTACAGAATGAATGTGGCAAAAAACTGGATTTTCTGCTGCAGGAATTGAATCGTGAAACCAATACCATTGGTTCCAAGGCCGGACATCAGGGAATCAGTCAATTGGTGATTCTAATCAAAAGTGAACTTGAAAAAATCAGGGAGCAAATACAAAATCTGGAATAG
- a CDS encoding AAA family ATPase, protein MKITLSGVPGSGKSTVRAALAARYHLSIRGTGDFVRTICVRYGYQDITKFIVEYVSHHPEVDLEIDQEQKKFGEENDAFVLDAHVGFLFIPDAIKIFLQCDPEVAAQRILDAKRATEDAKSIQDAVQANQNRAQAMRQNFQKLYKVDMYDEKNFDLVVDTSSLTPDQVVQRICDYIDGRGE, encoded by the coding sequence ATGAAAATTACACTTTCAGGTGTTCCCGGTTCCGGAAAATCCACTGTCAGGGCCGCACTTGCCGCAAGATATCATCTAAGCATCCGTGGAACGGGAGATTTTGTGCGGACAATCTGTGTCCGATATGGTTATCAGGATATCACAAAATTCATTGTGGAATACGTGTCTCATCATCCGGAAGTCGATCTGGAAATTGATCAGGAACAAAAAAAATTCGGTGAGGAAAATGACGCGTTTGTGCTGGATGCGCATGTCGGTTTTTTATTCATACCCGACGCCATCAAAATTTTTCTGCAATGTGATCCCGAAGTGGCCGCACAGCGTATTCTTGACGCAAAACGAGCCACTGAAGACGCAAAAAGTATTCAGGATGCGGTTCAGGCTAACCAGAACCGAGCCCAGGCCATGCGCCAGAATTTTCAGAAGTTGTATAAGGTGGATATGTATGATGAGAAAAATTTTGATCTGGTGGTGGACACCTCATCGTTGACACCGGATCAGGTCGTTCAGCGGATTTGTGATTACATTGACGGTCGGGGGGAATGA
- a CDS encoding hybrid sensor histidine kinase/response regulator, producing MSSSGNNEHLAQQYIQECLGYQDRLKTLIQQLGSVPSSKRGDILESIRDIIYAIQGGAGFFKMPAVIRLCGGFQQILQTIQISKDPPTEMHTGLLEQSRNMLEKIFNKGEKELTQEINEVLANFARQDFNPDLSHASMGQQISASANQNVEELIDKALKLLNQIKDANVLNPPEQGLEPTAHEAFAQLIRILNIKSDLWNMPDLRIMGDALQNLIHGIEHKTIEFHPSIRHLLIDSKYRVMTLLQTSDPAKYLQDIKELTGKMDALVPKAPQPSKSVRIPEKHVEIQPEKSKPSKTTSAPTKKIEVAEIVKEFITEAFEHISILEERLLYVENMGGEPPQAIIDELFRSVHSIKGGAGFFGMVKVTRVSDIMENILDRLRTGSQPCTPDITSKLLSGVDLLRVLLEHVEHDEAIDVTPYLEGQNMPALPTAVVESGEPSTPHPQEVKPTASRAPVRDETNVPAASTAGNSIRVSTTLLNRLMGLAGELVLIRNQQLQVIENMSLEKMKVITQRLNLVTSELQENITRTRMQSINNVFSKFPRIVRDLSRNLNKKIELQLEGQDVELDRTILESLSDPLTHLIRNAADHGIELPEERRRAKKPDVGKILLKASHEEGMVLLEISDDGKGMSLHKIKAKAVEKGLFTTAQLDVMSERDLLNLVFHPGFSTAERVTNVSGRGVGMDVVRRNIEQLGGFIHLRSRENIGTRIEISLPLTMAIMPTLITMNNNQRFAIPQTELVEVVCLHNEEVFEKIEVIQDTQFYRLRDELLPLIHLTHILNHQEPLKRFEHRKIVDDFRNQQTLYRTNQQLSQTYDMSMQDEKMIIVLRNGIHQFGLIVDSVLDTEEIVVKPLHSRLKNCRCFSGATIMGDGQVALILDIAGIIKHSGLQFHNLVREQKVLGEEEEIQNLLFFRTGETEQFAVALPLISRVEQVQIERIEYIGNRELLTINEVVYRVLRLDHLMNVSPVTPINNEAFLIVAKNAPRPCGILAQSLIDIAAVSADLNLEACLEPGTLGSFIFEERLSIFLDFYALMELMDAEWFQSRPVYQKHLEILLIEPSPMYHTVIKSYLRNDRHKVVGVNTLKEGLRILDAGARFHAIIVQLDNQMEHQTTREITQLLHDSLASQNSFLIAISEKAPPEQILQAGFNEVLTKLNRTGLKDCMNKILEHQIETV from the coding sequence ATGAGTTCATCTGGAAATAATGAACATCTGGCACAACAGTATATTCAGGAATGCCTTGGATACCAGGATCGTCTCAAAACGCTGATCCAACAACTTGGTTCAGTGCCATCGTCCAAACGTGGAGACATTCTTGAAAGTATTCGGGATATTATTTATGCCATTCAGGGTGGGGCAGGGTTCTTCAAAATGCCTGCGGTGATCAGACTGTGCGGCGGATTTCAGCAGATTTTGCAAACAATCCAGATTTCCAAAGACCCCCCTACTGAAATGCATACCGGACTGCTGGAACAAAGCAGAAACATGCTGGAAAAGATTTTCAACAAAGGTGAAAAAGAACTGACTCAGGAAATCAATGAGGTCCTCGCCAATTTTGCACGGCAGGATTTTAATCCGGACCTCTCACATGCGAGCATGGGCCAGCAAATCAGTGCCTCCGCAAACCAGAATGTGGAAGAATTGATCGACAAGGCACTGAAACTGCTCAATCAGATCAAGGATGCCAATGTGCTGAATCCTCCTGAGCAAGGCCTGGAACCCACGGCACATGAAGCCTTCGCACAGTTGATCAGGATTCTAAATATCAAATCAGATCTATGGAATATGCCAGATCTGAGAATCATGGGGGATGCTCTGCAAAACCTCATTCACGGCATTGAGCATAAAACCATTGAGTTCCATCCCAGCATTCGTCATTTGCTGATCGACAGCAAATATCGTGTCATGACACTGCTTCAGACTTCAGACCCCGCAAAATATCTTCAGGATATCAAGGAACTCACCGGAAAAATGGATGCGCTGGTTCCCAAAGCACCACAACCGTCAAAGAGCGTCAGAATCCCGGAAAAACATGTAGAAATTCAGCCTGAAAAATCGAAACCGTCCAAAACCACTTCAGCCCCCACTAAAAAAATTGAAGTCGCTGAAATTGTCAAAGAGTTCATCACAGAGGCCTTCGAACACATTTCCATTCTGGAAGAACGTCTGCTTTATGTAGAAAATATGGGAGGAGAACCCCCCCAGGCCATCATTGATGAATTGTTCCGATCGGTGCATTCCATCAAAGGTGGAGCAGGTTTTTTTGGAATGGTAAAAGTGACCAGGGTTTCTGATATCATGGAAAATATTCTCGATCGCTTGAGAACGGGTTCCCAACCATGCACGCCTGACATCACCTCCAAACTTCTGAGTGGTGTGGATCTGCTCCGGGTTTTGCTGGAACATGTGGAACATGATGAAGCCATTGATGTGACCCCCTACCTGGAAGGCCAGAACATGCCGGCTCTTCCGACAGCAGTTGTTGAATCCGGTGAACCCTCAACACCCCATCCGCAGGAAGTCAAGCCCACAGCATCACGCGCCCCTGTGCGTGATGAAACAAACGTTCCAGCAGCATCAACCGCCGGAAACAGCATTCGTGTTTCAACCACGCTGTTAAATCGTCTGATGGGGTTGGCAGGAGAACTTGTTCTGATTCGCAATCAACAGTTGCAGGTGATAGAAAACATGAGCCTGGAAAAAATGAAGGTCATTACCCAGCGGTTGAATCTGGTGACCAGTGAACTCCAGGAAAATATCACCCGCACCCGTATGCAGTCCATTAACAATGTATTCAGTAAATTTCCCAGAATCGTCAGGGATCTTTCCCGAAATCTCAATAAAAAGATTGAACTTCAACTGGAGGGACAGGATGTCGAACTGGACCGGACTATATTGGAATCTTTGTCTGATCCGTTGACCCATCTGATTCGCAATGCGGCAGATCACGGGATTGAGTTGCCCGAAGAGCGCCGAAGGGCGAAAAAACCTGATGTTGGAAAAATTCTGTTAAAAGCATCCCATGAAGAAGGAATGGTTTTGCTTGAGATCAGTGATGACGGCAAAGGGATGTCGCTCCATAAAATCAAGGCAAAGGCTGTTGAAAAAGGATTGTTCACGACCGCACAACTCGATGTCATGTCCGAACGGGATTTGCTGAATCTTGTATTTCATCCGGGATTTTCTACGGCAGAACGAGTCACCAATGTTTCAGGACGTGGCGTCGGAATGGATGTGGTGCGGAGAAACATTGAACAACTTGGCGGCTTCATCCATCTGCGCTCACGGGAAAATATCGGAACACGTATTGAAATCTCGTTGCCTCTGACCATGGCCATCATGCCGACACTGATCACCATGAACAATAATCAACGTTTTGCCATTCCACAAACAGAACTGGTGGAAGTGGTCTGTCTGCACAATGAGGAAGTCTTTGAAAAGATTGAAGTCATTCAGGACACTCAATTTTACCGTTTAAGGGATGAACTGTTACCCCTGATCCATCTGACGCATATTTTAAACCATCAAGAACCGCTCAAACGCTTCGAACACCGTAAAATTGTGGATGACTTTCGCAACCAGCAGACACTCTATCGCACCAACCAGCAATTATCTCAAACCTATGACATGTCCATGCAGGATGAAAAAATGATCATTGTCCTGAGAAACGGAATCCATCAGTTCGGGTTGATCGTGGACAGCGTTCTCGATACTGAGGAAATCGTGGTCAAACCCCTGCATTCCCGTCTGAAAAATTGCCGTTGCTTTTCTGGCGCGACCATCATGGGAGACGGACAGGTGGCACTGATTCTGGACATTGCGGGCATTATCAAACACTCAGGTTTGCAGTTCCACAATCTGGTCAGGGAACAGAAGGTACTGGGTGAAGAGGAAGAAATTCAGAATCTGCTGTTCTTCCGCACCGGAGAAACAGAACAATTCGCAGTGGCTCTGCCCTTGATTTCACGGGTTGAGCAAGTCCAGATAGAACGGATTGAATACATCGGTAATCGTGAACTTCTGACCATCAATGAGGTGGTTTATCGCGTTTTGCGACTGGACCATCTCATGAATGTATCTCCTGTCACCCCCATCAATAACGAAGCCTTTCTGATTGTTGCCAAAAATGCTCCGCGCCCTTGCGGCATACTGGCACAATCCTTGATTGATATTGCCGCAGTCTCGGCTGATCTCAATCTTGAAGCCTGTCTGGAACCCGGCACATTGGGCAGTTTTATTTTTGAGGAACGTCTCAGCATTTTTCTTGATTTTTATGCACTCATGGAACTGATGGATGCTGAATGGTTTCAGTCGCGACCGGTTTATCAGAAACATCTGGAAATTTTGCTGATCGAACCATCCCCCATGTATCACACGGTCATCAAAAGCTATTTGAGGAATGATCGGCATAAAGTTGTCGGCGTGAACACCTTGAAGGAGGGCTTGAGAATTCTGGATGCGGGCGCCCGCTTTCATGCGATCATTGTTCAACTGGACAACCAGATGGAACATCAGACTACCAGAGAAATCACTCAACTCCTGCATGACAGTCTGGCATCCCAAAACAGTTTCCTGATTGCAATTTCAGAAAAAGCGCCACCTGAGCAGATTCTACAGGCGGGCTTCAATGAGGTTTTGACCAAACTCAACCGGACGGGGCTAAAAGATTGCATGAATAAAATTTTGGAACATCAAATAGAAACGGTTTAA